The sequence GAGGCGCTCCCTAAGACCAACGCGATTCACTCATGAACCCGTCCCACCCGCAGAATCATTTTCTGGAAATAGGCAAGAAGAACTGCTGTGTGTTCCGGGATGATTTCATTGCCAAGGTGCTGCCGCCGGTGGTGGGGCTGGAGTTTGTGTTCGGGCTCCTGGGCAATGGCCTTGCCCTGTGGGTTTTCTGCTTCCACCTCAAGTCCTGGAAAGCCAGCCGGGTGTTTCTGTTCAACTTGGCCGTGGCTGACTTTCTCCTGATCATCTGCCTGCCTTTCCTGACCGACAACTACGTGAGGAAGTGGGACTGGAGGTTTGGGGAGGTCCCGTGCCGGATGATGCTCTTCATGCTGGCCATGAACCGCCAGGGCAGCATCATCTTCCTCACGGTGGTGGCCGTGGACAGGTACTTCCGAGTGGTCCATCCCCATCACGCGCTGAACAAGATCTCCAATCGGACGGCGGCCCTCATCTCCTGCCTCCTGTGGGGCGTCACCATCGGCCTGACGATCCACCTCCTGTACAAAACGATGCTGATCAGGAATCGCAACTCGAATCTGTGCAGTAGCTTCAACATCTGCCACACTTTCCGCTGGCACGACGCCATGTTCCTCCTGGAGTTCTTCCTGCCCCTGGGCATCATCCTGTTCTGCTCGGCCAGAATCATCTGGAGCCTGCGGCAGCGACAAATGAACAAGCACGCCAAGATCAAGAGGGCCATCAACTTCATCATGG is a genomic window of Balaenoptera ricei isolate mBalRic1 chromosome 14, mBalRic1.hap2, whole genome shotgun sequence containing:
- the HCAR2 gene encoding hydroxycarboxylic acid receptor 2, producing the protein MNPSHPQNHFLEIGKKNCCVFRDDFIAKVLPPVVGLEFVFGLLGNGLALWVFCFHLKSWKASRVFLFNLAVADFLLIICLPFLTDNYVRKWDWRFGEVPCRMMLFMLAMNRQGSIIFLTVVAVDRYFRVVHPHHALNKISNRTAALISCLLWGVTIGLTIHLLYKTMLIRNRNSNLCSSFNICHTFRWHDAMFLLEFFLPLGIILFCSARIIWSLRQRQMNKHAKIKRAINFIMVVAIVFIICFLPSVAARIRIFWLLHTTGTKNCDAYRSVDLAFYITLSFTYMNSMLDPLVYYFSSPSFPNFFSALINRCLRRKVPDESENNRSTSVELTGDPSTTKNVPDTLMANPSEPQSPSYLTPASP